One window of Chlamydia sp. 04-14 genomic DNA carries:
- a CDS encoding lysophospholipid acyltransferase family protein has product MIVKMWRTIYEATYAFLVGSALKLRYKIKLEGLKSLKPNPNQGSLFLSNHVAEIDPVILEYLFWPRFHVRPLAVNYLFKNAVVRWFLNSVGAIPVPTVVPGRECKKTVEEMEQFYNQTINVLDNKGSVLLYPAGKLSRNGKEEIVNQYSAYVLLHKSKDCNVFLIRISGLWGSAFSRYKTQSTPKLGIVFKEAMKALLRRGLFFMPKRFVKVTIHQIDNDFLKQFPTKQDLNAFLSSWFNEDKESFPIEVPYA; this is encoded by the coding sequence ATGATAGTTAAAATGTGGCGCACTATCTATGAAGCTACTTATGCTTTTCTCGTTGGCTCTGCTTTAAAATTGCGCTACAAGATAAAATTAGAGGGTTTAAAGTCTCTAAAACCTAATCCTAATCAAGGAAGTCTATTTTTATCAAATCATGTAGCTGAAATTGATCCTGTAATTCTTGAATACTTATTTTGGCCGCGTTTTCATGTGCGTCCTCTTGCTGTAAATTATTTATTTAAAAACGCAGTAGTTCGTTGGTTCTTAAATTCTGTGGGAGCTATACCTGTTCCAACTGTTGTTCCTGGAAGAGAATGTAAAAAGACTGTCGAAGAGATGGAACAGTTTTATAATCAGACAATCAATGTTTTGGACAATAAGGGCAGTGTTTTACTGTATCCTGCTGGTAAGTTATCAAGGAATGGTAAAGAAGAAATAGTTAATCAATATTCGGCATACGTATTGTTGCATAAGTCTAAGGATTGCAACGTATTTTTGATACGCATTAGCGGATTATGGGGTAGTGCCTTTTCGCGTTATAAAACTCAATCTACACCCAAGTTGGGTATAGTATTTAAAGAAGCGATGAAAGCCCTATTACGTCGGGGATTATTTTTCATGCCGAAACGCTTTGTGAAAGTAACTATACATCAGATAGACAACGACTTCTTAAAACAATTCCCCACAAAACAAGATTTGAATGCTTTTCTTTCCTCATGGTTTAATGAGGATAAAGAGAGTTTTCCTATAGAAGTTCCTTATGCCTGA
- the miaA gene encoding tRNA (adenosine(37)-N6)-dimethylallyltransferase MiaA, with the protein MRAPEFQSNAITSTGCDVCLDPQKSFTKLFKRTVILLSGPTGSGKTDVSLCLAPMIDGEIISVDSMQVYRGMDVGTAKVSIEARQRIPHYLIDICHVQEPFNAVDFYYHAMQACQNILSRNKVPILVGGSGFYFHTFLSGPPEGPPADREFRDQLASYIHEHGLSSLYENLCQKDPEYAQSITKNDKNKIIRALEIIHFTGKKVSEHNWSMEAQESREYNCRGWFLSSPKELLRDNIQLRCQKMLEDNLIDEVHRLLEQGIRENPSASKAIGYREWIEFIDQGSPEESYEAVKQKFITNTWQYTKKQRTWFKRYPMFRELTTLGLTAEAIAEKIAEDYFLHG; encoded by the coding sequence ATGCGTGCTCCTGAATTTCAATCTAATGCTATAACATCCACAGGATGTGATGTCTGCTTAGATCCGCAAAAGTCATTTACAAAACTGTTTAAACGTACTGTGATTTTACTTTCAGGACCCACAGGATCAGGTAAAACGGATGTTTCTTTATGTCTAGCGCCTATGATCGATGGTGAAATTATTTCTGTAGATTCCATGCAAGTTTATCGTGGTATGGATGTCGGTACAGCAAAAGTGTCCATAGAAGCTAGACAGCGTATTCCTCATTATTTGATAGATATCTGCCATGTCCAAGAACCTTTTAATGCAGTAGATTTTTATTATCACGCTATGCAGGCATGTCAAAATATTCTTTCTAGGAATAAAGTCCCTATCCTTGTTGGAGGATCTGGGTTCTACTTTCATACTTTTCTTTCGGGGCCTCCCGAAGGACCGCCTGCAGATCGTGAATTTCGAGATCAGCTTGCTTCTTATATTCATGAACATGGACTATCATCTTTGTATGAGAACCTTTGTCAGAAAGATCCTGAATATGCTCAGAGCATTACAAAGAATGATAAGAATAAAATCATTCGTGCTTTAGAAATTATCCATTTTACAGGCAAGAAGGTTTCAGAGCACAACTGGAGCATGGAGGCTCAAGAATCTAGGGAATATAATTGTCGGGGTTGGTTTTTATCGTCTCCAAAAGAGCTTTTGCGGGATAACATTCAATTGCGTTGTCAGAAGATGTTAGAAGATAATCTAATTGATGAAGTGCATAGATTGCTTGAGCAAGGCATAAGAGAGAACCCCTCAGCATCGAAAGCTATAGGCTATAGAGAATGGATCGAATTTATTGATCAAGGATCTCCTGAAGAGTCCTATGAGGCTGTGAAACAAAAATTCATTACAAATACTTGGCAGTATACCAAGAAACAAAGAACATGGTTTAAACGCTATCCAATGTTTCGAGAGCTAACTACTCTAGGATTGACAGCAGAAGCTATCGCGGAAAAAATCGCAGAAGATTATTTCCTTCACGGTTGA
- a CDS encoding STAS domain-containing protein, whose protein sequence is MDWLTKQYGDILVVHLEGALDAVSVPRAEAFLDKKVQEDKLKIVLNFQRVTYMSSAGIRLLFSLSKLLQSRQGLLCICCVQNVVADVIRIAGVDQLLPVCQSEQECFTKF, encoded by the coding sequence ATGGATTGGTTAACTAAACAGTATGGTGATATTCTTGTTGTTCATTTGGAGGGAGCTTTGGATGCTGTTTCTGTACCAAGGGCAGAAGCATTTCTAGATAAGAAAGTACAAGAAGACAAGCTTAAAATAGTGCTGAACTTTCAACGAGTTACTTATATGAGCAGTGCTGGGATCCGTCTTCTATTTTCACTGTCTAAATTATTACAATCTCGCCAAGGTCTTCTCTGTATTTGTTGTGTTCAAAATGTAGTTGCGGATGTTATTCGCATAGCGGGTGTTGATCAATTATTGCCTGTTTGCCAATCAGAACAAGAATGTTTCACTAAATTTTAA
- the fabF gene encoding beta-ketoacyl-ACP synthase II — MNKKRVVVTGLGVVSCLGNEIDTFYDNLLAGISGVHTITSFPCEDYATRFAAWIPEFNPEPYLDKKQARRVDPFITYAVVAAKKAIAMSRWDKDNLPADPSRCGVIIGSGMGGLQTLDEGMERLIVGNKKLSPFFIPYIITNMAPALIAMDFGLMGPNYSISTACATSNYCIDAAYQHLVSGRSDMIVCGGTEAAVNRVGLAGFIANRALSERNDAPQEASRPWDRDRDGFVIGEGAGVLVLETLENALKRGAPIYAEILGSYTTCDAFHITAPRDDGEGITSCVLGALESSGIPKERVNYINAHGTSTPLGDISEVLALKKAFGSHVKNLRMNSTKSLIGHCLGAAGGVEAVATIQAIQTGKLHPTINLENPIAEIDDFDVVANKAQDWDIDVAMSNSFGFGGHNSTILFSRYIP; from the coding sequence ATGAATAAAAAACGTGTAGTAGTCACGGGATTGGGTGTTGTTTCTTGTTTAGGCAATGAAATAGACACCTTTTATGATAATTTGCTTGCTGGTATCAGTGGCGTTCATACAATCACTTCTTTTCCATGCGAAGATTATGCTACCCGTTTCGCCGCTTGGATTCCTGAATTTAATCCCGAGCCTTATTTAGATAAAAAACAAGCCCGCAGAGTTGATCCTTTTATTACTTATGCAGTAGTTGCAGCTAAAAAAGCTATTGCAATGTCTCGATGGGACAAAGATAATCTTCCCGCTGATCCCTCCCGTTGTGGTGTTATCATAGGTTCTGGTATGGGAGGATTGCAGACTTTAGACGAAGGCATGGAGCGTCTTATTGTAGGCAATAAGAAGCTTTCTCCTTTTTTCATACCCTATATTATTACTAATATGGCTCCTGCGCTTATTGCTATGGATTTTGGTCTTATGGGTCCGAATTATTCCATATCTACAGCATGCGCAACTTCGAATTATTGTATTGATGCAGCTTACCAACACCTTGTTTCCGGACGTTCTGACATGATAGTTTGTGGTGGAACTGAGGCTGCAGTGAACCGTGTCGGATTGGCTGGTTTTATTGCTAATCGAGCTTTATCGGAAAGGAATGATGCTCCTCAAGAAGCCTCACGTCCTTGGGATAGAGATAGAGATGGTTTCGTTATTGGTGAGGGAGCTGGAGTTTTAGTTTTAGAAACTTTAGAGAATGCTTTGAAGCGAGGCGCTCCGATATATGCGGAGATACTTGGTTCCTATACTACTTGTGATGCTTTCCATATTACAGCTCCTAGAGATGATGGAGAGGGCATCACGTCATGTGTTCTTGGAGCTCTAGAAAGTTCTGGCATTCCTAAAGAACGCGTAAATTATATTAATGCTCATGGAACATCAACTCCTCTAGGAGATATATCGGAAGTTTTAGCATTGAAAAAAGCTTTCGGTAGTCATGTGAAAAACTTACGAATGAATTCCACAAAGTCTCTTATAGGCCATTGTCTGGGAGCGGCTGGAGGAGTCGAAGCTGTTGCAACAATTCAAGCAATTCAAACGGGCAAATTACATCCTACGATTAATTTAGAGAACCCGATTGCAGAAATTGATGATTTTGACGTGGTTGCGAACAAGGCCCAGGATTGGGATATTGACGTTGCTATGTCGAATTCTTTTGGTTTTGGTGGACATAATTCAACGATATTATTCTCGAGGTATATACCCTAA
- a CDS encoding bis(5'-nucleosyl)-tetraphosphatase, whose product MMKTKYEYSFGIIPIKFFGTPDRSTLKACFICHTQGKHWGFPKGHSEDKEGPQEAAERELVEETGLSVVNFLPKVLVEHYSFNDNEVFVRKEVTYFLAEVQGDVHADPNEICDTQWLSIQEGMRLLSFPELKDIAGEADKFINSYLFSF is encoded by the coding sequence ATGATGAAGACAAAGTATGAATACTCTTTTGGTATTATTCCCATAAAGTTTTTTGGTACTCCAGATAGAAGTACACTGAAGGCTTGTTTTATCTGCCATACCCAAGGCAAGCATTGGGGATTCCCTAAAGGTCATTCTGAAGATAAAGAAGGCCCTCAGGAGGCTGCAGAAAGAGAGCTAGTTGAAGAAACAGGCTTAAGTGTAGTCAATTTTCTCCCAAAAGTTCTTGTAGAACACTACTCTTTTAACGATAACGAAGTATTTGTTCGCAAAGAAGTTACTTACTTTTTAGCAGAAGTTCAAGGGGATGTGCATGCAGATCCAAATGAAATCTGTGATACTCAATGGTTAAGCATTCAAGAAGGTATGCGTTTGTTGAGTTTCCCTGAGCTTAAGGATATCGCTGGAGAAGCAGATAAATTTATCAATAGCTATCTCTTCTCATTCTAA
- the rsfS gene encoding ribosome silencing factor yields the protein MELFCFNLLKVIAKVIDNKKGNNPVVLDVRAVSQLTDYFIFAEGNVGVHVKALADTIVHELKEYNLAPLHVEGLSHGDWVVIDYGFIVVHLFVSSIREQYRLEELWKDGSIITSKLLAS from the coding sequence ATGGAATTATTTTGCTTTAATTTATTAAAAGTAATTGCCAAAGTTATTGATAACAAAAAGGGCAATAACCCTGTTGTCTTAGATGTCCGTGCCGTTTCTCAGCTCACAGATTATTTTATTTTTGCTGAAGGGAATGTCGGTGTACATGTAAAAGCTTTGGCAGACACTATCGTGCACGAATTAAAAGAATATAATCTCGCTCCTTTGCATGTAGAGGGATTAAGCCATGGTGACTGGGTAGTTATAGATTACGGATTTATCGTCGTTCATCTATTTGTCTCGTCCATCAGAGAACAATATCGATTGGAAGAGTTGTGGAAAGACGGTTCCATTATTACATCCAAGCTTCTAGCTTCTTAA
- a CDS encoding Glu/Leu/Phe/Val dehydrogenase family protein — MKYPLVFKDINIEDYERVIEVTCESVQLHALIAIHQTLVGPALGGVRAFAYNSFDDALTDVLRLSRGMTYKAILSETGTGGGKSVIILPKGMTRPTEDMLRAFGQAVDSLGGQYIAAEDMGVSVSDINIINQETPWVCGIESVSGDPSIYTAHGVFLCIKETAEQLWGSSSLKGRKIGIQGLGAVGRKLLHSLFFEGAELYVFDTNQEILDEVTKFYSVTVVSKDAFPTLECDIFVPCAFGGVINRNNVYNLRCRAVVGAANNQLENASLGAVLHAQGILYAPDYLANAGGLLNVALAVGRPYCPKTVLQKVSKLPVILREIYEQSEDSDQDTVILSDSIVEEKLTAYI; from the coding sequence ATGAAATATCCCCTAGTGTTCAAAGATATAAATATAGAAGATTATGAGCGTGTGATAGAGGTAACGTGTGAGAGCGTCCAGCTACATGCGTTGATTGCTATTCATCAGACACTGGTAGGTCCTGCATTAGGCGGAGTTCGTGCTTTTGCCTATAATTCTTTTGATGATGCTCTAACAGATGTTTTACGTTTGTCTAGAGGTATGACATACAAAGCAATTCTCAGTGAGACAGGAACAGGGGGAGGAAAAAGTGTTATCATCCTTCCTAAAGGTATGACACGGCCTACGGAGGATATGCTTAGAGCTTTCGGTCAGGCAGTAGATTCTCTTGGCGGTCAGTATATAGCCGCTGAAGATATGGGAGTCTCAGTTAGTGATATCAATATCATCAATCAGGAGACTCCCTGGGTATGCGGTATAGAAAGCGTAAGCGGCGATCCTTCAATCTATACAGCTCACGGAGTCTTTTTATGTATAAAAGAAACAGCTGAGCAGTTGTGGGGCAGCTCTTCTCTAAAGGGAAGAAAAATTGGTATTCAAGGTCTTGGTGCTGTCGGTAGGAAGTTACTACACTCTTTATTTTTCGAAGGCGCCGAACTCTATGTTTTCGATACAAATCAAGAAATCCTTGATGAGGTTACGAAGTTCTACAGCGTAACAGTTGTTTCTAAAGATGCTTTCCCAACATTAGAATGTGATATTTTTGTTCCATGTGCGTTTGGAGGAGTGATCAATAGAAATAATGTTTACAATTTACGTTGTCGTGCAGTTGTTGGAGCTGCAAATAACCAGCTAGAAAATGCTTCTTTAGGTGCTGTGCTTCATGCTCAGGGGATATTATATGCCCCAGATTATCTAGCAAATGCTGGAGGCCTATTGAACGTTGCCCTCGCTGTCGGAAGACCTTATTGTCCAAAGACAGTCTTACAAAAAGTCAGCAAGCTTCCTGTTATTCTTAGAGAAATTTACGAACAGAGTGAAGATTCAGATCAAGATACTGTGATTCTATCCGATAGTATAGTGGAAGAAAAACTCACTGCTTATATTTAA
- a CDS encoding haloacid dehalogenase-like hydrolase: MRRSCIYAFDLDGTLLRGNSSIGFYKYALGRRLFSYKTLPSCCLFFLRFRFFFLDLPSFYSRIVSSLLTSVSFEELSSMAIEFAHTLGEKDFYYPALEKFHEALEDSSGEVMIFSSSPDFIVRPIAERLGANMCYASGFQEFSRGQMLANQCLTGDNKAKILSHLKKIGRARSHTFSDHILDLPFLLLGEEKTVVRPKGRLRKMARKYYWNII, translated from the coding sequence ATGAGACGATCTTGTATATATGCTTTTGATTTAGATGGTACATTGCTACGAGGTAATAGCAGTATAGGGTTTTATAAATACGCCTTGGGGCGTCGCTTATTCTCTTATAAAACCCTTCCTTCTTGTTGTTTGTTTTTTCTGCGTTTTCGATTTTTTTTTTTAGATTTGCCCTCATTTTATTCCCGAATCGTCTCTTCTTTACTCACCTCGGTTTCTTTTGAGGAACTTTCTTCTATGGCAATCGAGTTTGCTCATACGCTGGGTGAAAAAGATTTTTATTACCCCGCTTTAGAAAAATTTCATGAAGCTTTGGAGGATTCTTCAGGAGAAGTCATGATCTTTTCTTCATCTCCAGATTTTATTGTTCGACCCATAGCCGAGAGACTTGGGGCGAATATGTGTTATGCCTCAGGATTTCAAGAGTTTTCTAGAGGGCAAATGCTTGCAAATCAATGTCTGACTGGGGATAATAAGGCGAAAATACTCAGCCACCTTAAAAAAATAGGACGGGCAAGAAGTCATACTTTCTCAGATCACATATTGGACCTGCCTTTTCTTCTTCTAGGTGAGGAGAAAACTGTAGTGCGGCCTAAGGGAAGACTGAGAAAAATGGCCAGAAAGTATTATTGGAATATTATTTAA
- a CDS encoding inorganic pyrophosphatase, with protein MSEKQSLSIMHPWHGPILTQDNFESLCCYIEITPQDSVKFELDKVTGLLKVDRPQKFSNFCPCLYGLLPRTYCGELSGKYSGEQSLKENIQGDDDPLDICVLTEKNITHGNILLQARPIGGLRIIDSGEADDKIIAVLEDDLVFSEIQDISDCPCTVLDMIQHYFLTYKATPEHLIHGKPAKIEIVGIYGKKEAQKVIELAHQDYLNKFSREKTTI; from the coding sequence ATGTCTGAAAAACAATCTTTATCAATTATGCATCCTTGGCACGGTCCTATACTAACTCAGGATAATTTTGAATCTCTATGCTGTTATATAGAAATTACTCCCCAGGATTCTGTAAAGTTTGAACTAGACAAAGTTACGGGTTTATTAAAAGTAGACCGCCCTCAGAAATTTTCTAATTTTTGTCCTTGTTTATATGGATTGTTACCTAGAACATATTGTGGAGAACTATCTGGGAAGTATAGTGGAGAACAAAGTCTAAAAGAGAATATTCAAGGGGATGATGATCCATTAGATATCTGTGTTTTAACTGAAAAGAATATCACCCACGGCAATATCCTACTTCAAGCACGTCCTATCGGAGGATTACGTATTATTGATTCTGGGGAAGCTGATGATAAGATTATCGCTGTTCTTGAAGATGATTTGGTGTTTTCAGAAATTCAAGATATTTCGGATTGTCCCTGCACAGTTCTCGATATGATCCAACACTATTTTCTGACTTATAAAGCAACTCCAGAGCATTTGATTCATGGGAAACCTGCAAAAATTGAAATCGTGGGTATCTATGGAAAAAAAGAAGCTCAGAAGGTAATCGAACTAGCGCATCAAGATTATCTAAATAAATTTTCTAGAGAAAAAACAACGATATAA
- a CDS encoding inositol monophosphatase family protein — protein sequence MPSHLLDYQRVVESIVEKTIAELIRYRQRLPLVHFWTKPDGSFVTPADYAVQYCLQKKLSTTFPHIPFIGEEVLDPVSDSHKINKILEFVHKLDPKATSEDLLETLTPHQEISSLYWLVDPIDGTSGFIKNRFFATAVSLIYEDKPILAIMACPSTDSHTFKIYSAAKNYGTSLFGTAIESRRYLKSGTTLTGKFCEASLAARNQQHHTTRLLSLSLPGQPQAYRVDSQYKYAMVAEGSVDFFIRYPFAISQAKTWDHAPGAFLVEESGGTVSDIFGNPLNYRREDFILENHPIILASGNEEIHRITLEALQERLNIVPEENLLAY from the coding sequence ATGCCGTCTCATTTGTTAGATTATCAAAGAGTTGTAGAAAGTATAGTTGAGAAAACAATCGCCGAGTTAATCCGTTATCGACAACGCCTCCCGTTGGTCCATTTCTGGACAAAACCCGACGGGTCCTTCGTTACTCCTGCAGATTATGCTGTCCAATATTGTCTTCAAAAAAAACTATCAACAACCTTTCCACATATTCCATTTATAGGAGAGGAAGTTCTAGATCCTGTAAGCGACAGTCATAAAATTAATAAAATTTTAGAATTCGTTCATAAGCTAGATCCTAAAGCAACATCCGAAGATCTTCTAGAGACATTAACGCCTCATCAAGAAATCTCCTCATTATATTGGCTTGTTGATCCTATTGACGGCACATCGGGATTTATCAAAAATCGTTTTTTTGCAACTGCAGTATCTCTAATTTATGAGGATAAGCCTATACTTGCCATTATGGCCTGCCCATCAACAGATTCTCATACATTTAAAATCTATTCTGCAGCTAAGAACTACGGGACTTCATTATTTGGTACGGCAATTGAATCCAGACGTTATCTAAAATCTGGAACTACATTAACGGGGAAGTTTTGTGAAGCTTCTTTAGCAGCACGCAATCAACAACACCACACAACACGTTTATTAAGTTTATCGCTCCCTGGACAACCTCAGGCTTACCGTGTTGATAGTCAATACAAATACGCTATGGTTGCCGAAGGTTCTGTAGACTTTTTTATCCGCTATCCTTTTGCTATTTCCCAGGCAAAAACTTGGGATCATGCTCCTGGAGCATTTTTGGTAGAAGAATCAGGAGGTACGGTTTCTGATATTTTTGGGAATCCGCTAAATTATCGCAGGGAGGATTTCATTTTAGAAAACCATCCCATAATTTTAGCTTCTGGAAATGAAGAGATTCATAGGATTACTTTAGAAGCTCTACAGGAACGTCTGAATATCGTTCCTGAAGAAAACTTACTCGCTTATTAA
- the mqnC gene encoding cyclic dehypoxanthinyl futalosine synthase encodes MNLSTRISFDEGLELFRASPLEKLQELANILREQRYPDNKVTYVLDANPNYTNICKIDCTFCAFYRKPHSSDAFLLSFDEFRSLMQRYISMGVKTVLLQGGVHPRLGVDYLEELVHITVKEFPSLHPHFFSAVEISHAAIVSGISTEEALKRLWEAGQRTIPGGGAEILSERVRKILSPKKMNPDGWINFHKLAHRLGFRTTATMMFGHIETAHDILLHLEALRNAQDEIPGFYSFIPWSYKSGNTALGRKVPNQAPPEMYYRILALSRIFLDNFEHIAASWFGEGKEQGARGLHYGADDFGGTIIDESVHKCTGWTLKSSEEETRAMIASEGFIPVERNTFYEHIETPAYQP; translated from the coding sequence ATGAACTTATCTACTAGAATTTCCTTTGACGAAGGATTGGAGTTATTCAGGGCAAGTCCTTTAGAGAAACTACAGGAACTTGCGAATATTTTGCGTGAGCAACGTTATCCTGATAATAAAGTCACTTATGTCCTAGACGCCAATCCTAACTACACCAATATTTGTAAAATTGATTGTACCTTTTGCGCGTTTTATAGAAAGCCTCACTCCTCTGATGCATTCCTTCTTTCTTTTGACGAATTTCGTTCTTTAATGCAACGATATATATCTATGGGAGTTAAAACTGTGCTTCTTCAAGGAGGGGTCCATCCAAGATTAGGTGTGGATTATCTCGAAGAATTAGTACACATCACTGTTAAAGAATTCCCCTCTCTTCATCCTCATTTCTTTTCTGCTGTCGAAATTTCACATGCAGCCATAGTTTCAGGAATTAGCACGGAAGAAGCTTTGAAAAGACTTTGGGAAGCGGGACAGAGGACTATTCCCGGAGGTGGAGCAGAAATTCTCTCTGAGCGTGTACGCAAAATCTTATCACCAAAAAAAATGAATCCCGATGGATGGATCAACTTCCATAAGCTCGCCCATCGTTTAGGCTTCAGGACAACAGCTACTATGATGTTTGGGCATATAGAAACTGCTCATGACATTCTTCTACATTTAGAGGCTCTAAGAAATGCCCAGGATGAAATTCCAGGATTCTATAGCTTTATTCCTTGGAGTTACAAGTCTGGGAATACGGCTTTAGGGCGTAAAGTTCCTAATCAAGCACCTCCCGAGATGTATTACCGTATTTTAGCTCTCTCTCGAATCTTTTTAGATAACTTTGAGCACATAGCTGCTTCTTGGTTTGGAGAAGGGAAGGAACAAGGAGCTCGTGGGCTACACTATGGGGCAGATGATTTCGGAGGAACAATTATTGATGAAAGCGTACATAAGTGTACGGGATGGACTTTAAAAAGTTCAGAAGAGGAAACTCGTGCAATGATTGCTTCCGAAGGTTTCATTCCTGTAGAAAGGAATACATTTTATGAACATATCGAGACACCTGCGTATCAACCGTGA
- a CDS encoding AMP-binding protein: protein MHKRWNYSNKRRIGLRDGHTVLEKFLKLCSEMKSDASCWDEQLGILSYDDLRKAVIALALKVSKYPDQNIGVMMPASAGAYIAYFAILLSGKVPVMINWSQGLREMAACIELANVNHILTSKQLVEHLRQIHGDGVEYPAQLIYMETIRKELSVWDKVRIAFYLSLPYRWLIRLFDISGQSEEKIAVILFTSGTEKLPKGVPLTHANLLENQKACLKFFEPVETDIMMSFLPPFHAYGFNCCALFPMLAGLPVVFSYNPLQPKKIVELIDRTHATFLGSTPIFFDYILKTARKQESLLNSLRFVVIGGDAFKDSLREIAEKDFPHILLRQGYGTTECSPVVTINNEDSPKDESCVGIPVEGMDIMIVSEETYVPVSSGEVGLVVIRGTSLFSGYLGADPNQGFVKLGGDNWYVTGDLGYLDKNSQLFLKGRLSRFVKIGSEMVSLQALESLLTEGFGLPEEQEGISLIVCGLPGEKIRLCLFTTFSTTLNEVNDILKNLKTSSIMKISYQHQLESIPMLGTGKPDYRALNSLALSLFHGD from the coding sequence ATGCATAAGCGTTGGAATTACTCTAACAAACGTCGTATAGGTTTACGAGACGGTCACACGGTTTTAGAGAAGTTTTTAAAACTGTGTTCAGAAATGAAATCGGATGCCAGTTGTTGGGACGAGCAACTAGGAATATTGTCTTATGATGATTTGCGTAAGGCGGTTATAGCTTTAGCCTTAAAAGTATCTAAATATCCCGATCAGAATATTGGGGTTATGATGCCAGCTTCTGCAGGAGCCTACATTGCTTATTTTGCTATACTATTGTCTGGTAAAGTTCCTGTTATGATTAACTGGAGTCAGGGGCTTCGAGAAATGGCAGCCTGTATTGAGCTTGCTAATGTAAATCATATCCTAACTTCTAAACAACTTGTTGAGCATCTGCGACAAATCCATGGCGATGGTGTTGAGTATCCAGCGCAACTAATTTACATGGAAACTATACGTAAGGAACTTTCTGTTTGGGATAAAGTGCGTATAGCATTTTACCTTTCTCTTCCTTACCGTTGGTTAATACGATTATTCGATATCTCAGGACAGAGTGAGGAAAAGATCGCTGTTATTTTATTTACATCAGGAACGGAGAAACTTCCTAAAGGAGTTCCACTAACACATGCGAATCTCTTAGAGAATCAGAAGGCCTGTCTGAAATTCTTTGAGCCTGTAGAAACTGACATTATGATGTCGTTCCTTCCTCCATTTCATGCTTATGGATTTAACTGCTGCGCTCTTTTCCCCATGCTTGCAGGTTTGCCTGTAGTTTTCTCCTATAACCCTTTGCAACCTAAAAAAATTGTAGAGCTTATAGATAGAACTCACGCGACTTTTTTAGGTAGCACGCCTATCTTTTTCGACTACATTTTGAAAACTGCTAGGAAACAAGAATCTTTATTAAATTCTTTGCGTTTTGTGGTTATTGGTGGTGATGCTTTTAAAGATTCTCTAAGAGAGATAGCGGAAAAAGATTTCCCACATATTCTTCTTCGTCAAGGTTATGGGACTACAGAATGCTCGCCAGTTGTTACGATTAATAATGAAGATAGTCCAAAGGATGAATCCTGCGTTGGTATTCCTGTTGAAGGCATGGACATCATGATTGTCTCTGAGGAGACCTATGTTCCTGTATCATCAGGAGAGGTGGGTTTAGTTGTCATTCGCGGGACATCTCTCTTTTCTGGTTATCTAGGAGCTGACCCTAATCAAGGATTTGTCAAGCTCGGAGGGGATAATTGGTATGTGACAGGAGATTTAGGATACTTAGATAAGAATAGTCAGTTATTTTTGAAAGGAAGACTTAGTCGTTTCGTAAAAATCGGTAGTGAGATGGTAAGCTTACAAGCTTTAGAGAGCTTACTTACTGAAGGTTTTGGATTGCCCGAAGAACAAGAAGGTATCTCGTTAATTGTTTGCGGGCTTCCTGGTGAGAAGATAAGACTGTGTTTATTCACAACGTTTTCTACAACTCTCAATGAAGTAAATGATATCCTAAAAAACTTAAAAACAAGTAGCATAATGAAGATATCCTATCAGCATCAACTGGAATCTATCCCGATGCTGGGCACAGGAAAGCCTGATTACCGAGCTTTAAATTCTCTAGCTCTTTCTCTGTTTCATGGGGACTAA